A portion of the Mycobacterium paraseoulense genome contains these proteins:
- a CDS encoding ANTAR domain-containing protein — protein sequence MTTNWVPAQTSCGPHSGRILDTARGILIGLRRCPSEAALDELHSAALRHKVPVFAMAWALVHLAGDGEKTPSFTDAQSAARHEWGPLFSSAAVPC from the coding sequence ATGACGACGAACTGGGTCCCCGCCCAGACTTCGTGTGGCCCGCATTCCGGTCGCATCCTCGACACCGCTCGGGGCATTCTCATCGGACTTCGCCGGTGCCCGTCCGAAGCCGCGCTGGACGAATTGCACAGCGCGGCCCTGCGGCACAAGGTGCCGGTGTTCGCGATGGCCTGGGCGCTGGTACACCTGGCCGGCGACGGCGAGAAGACACCGAGTTTCACCGATGCGCAATCCGCGGCCCGGCACGAATGGGGCCCGCTGTTCTCCTCCGCCGCAGTGCCCTGTTGA